In the genome of Chloroflexota bacterium, the window ACTACAACATCTTGTAATAAACCCAATCCAACGAAGAGAACTCTCTTTGGAGCAGCTATGTTCATATTCCGGTGTGATGTTTACCTTGCCGAGCAAGGTGAACGGCGCAAAACATTTGTGCAAAAAAGATTCCCATAGCAGGCGTTCAGGATGCCTTGAGAGAATCGGTTTCAACGCGTGAGGTAAGTTTTCTAAGATTTAGTTTAGCGAAAGATGAGTGGCTTGTCTTGACCCAAATGGGGATGTTTCCCCATGAATATATCCCCCAAATGGGTGATTTTTTGCACGAATGACGGGTTGAACAAAGTATCAGTCGTTTAGCAACCCGTGGCGAATGGCCCAGGCGGCGGCTTCGACGCGCCCACTGAAGCCCAATTTTTCCATAGTATTGCTTAAATGTGATTTTACTGTGTGCGGCGAGATATTCAGTTCTTGCCCGATCTCTTTGTTGCTCAACCCGCGGGCAACCAGTTGCAAGACATCGCGCTCGCGGGCGGTGATCTCTTCGGCAGCCGCTTTTGGATACTTGCCTGGGGTTGATATTTCTGGCGAGATGGCGGTAAACTGATCGACCAACTTTGCGGCCATGCTGGGATTGATGATTGAATCGCCTGCCGCGATACGCCGCACGCCTTCAATCAAATTTTGGCTGGTAGTATTTTTGAGCAGATACCCGCGCGCACCGGCACGCAACGCGCCGAATAAGTCTTCATCATTTTCAGAAACGGTGAGCATGAGGATCTTCGTTTCTGGCAGAATGGCGCGAATCTCTTGAGTAGCTTTAACACCATCCATCACCGGCATGTGCACATCCATAAGAATCACATCGGGGCGATATACTTTGGCCTTTGAAACCGCTTCAGCGCCATTTTGGGCGCAGCCCACGAACTCGATGCCCGGCGCATCTTGCAGAATGCGGGCGATTCCTTCGCGGAATAGGTTGTGATCGTCGGAGAGTAATACTCGAATCATAATGTTTCGATGGGGACGGAAACAGTGATGCGGGTTCCCTGCCCGGGGCTGGTTGCCACTGAGAAACTTCCGCCAATGCCCTCGGCGCGTTCGCGCATCATCGTGAGACCATAACTGCGATATAGGCGCTCGCCTGGGCCGGTGGTGGGGAAGCCCATGCCATCATCTGTGATTACCAATACAATCTGGTTTTCAACCGCGCCCAATGAAACTGTGGCGCGGTTGGCATGAGCATGTTTGCGAATATTAGTCA includes:
- a CDS encoding response regulator transcription factor, whose amino-acid sequence is MIRVLLSDDHNLFREGIARILQDAPGIEFVGCAQNGAEAVSKAKVYRPDVILMDVHMPVMDGVKATQEIRAILPETKILMLTVSENDEDLFGALRAGARGYLLKNTTSQNLIEGVRRIAAGDSIINPSMAAKLVDQFTAISPEISTPGKYPKAAAEEITARERDVLQLVARGLSNKEIGQELNISPHTVKSHLSNTMEKLGFSGRVEAAAWAIRHGLLND